In Ooceraea biroi isolate clonal line C1 chromosome 13, Obir_v5.4, whole genome shotgun sequence, a genomic segment contains:
- the LOC105286352 gene encoding asparagine synthetase [glutamine-hydrolyzing] isoform X2, with protein MQPMRIHKYPHLFLLCNGELYNHKTLGKQYGYEYATKCDVEVIMHLYAHGGSDKVARSLDGVFAFCLMDVEKRKLLIGRDPYGVRPLFRLRSDNGQLAISSESKGLMEISKHINGNRTLEPFPPGHYEEYEIFYDGRTKLSKSVNYYKPSDKPSFQVYVPWVALNPDDIYGNIRKLLLAAVKKRLMADRRIGCLLSGGLDSSLIAALLVKSAKEYNLPYKIQSFAIGMGDSPDIVAARQVAEYIGTEHHEIIFTQQDIIDVLDKVIYSLETYDITTVRASIGMYLLSRYIKQNTETTVIFSGEGADELAQGYIYFRDAPSAIDAHNESLRLLKDIYLYDGLRADRTTSAFSLELRVPFLDIQFTNYYLSLNANSRQPRDGIEKYLLRSAFNGTNLLPANILWRHKEAFSDGVASMKKSLFHIIQEIVKDRVQDRDMDETFIKYPHCTPKTKEALYYRMIFESHYNGQAESFTPYFWMPRWVKGVTDPSARFITHYAANTEKNVV; from the exons ATGCAACCAATGAGAATACACAAATATCCGCATCTGTTCCTCTTATGTAATGGAGAACTGTATAATCACAAAACA TTAGGAAAGCAATACGGTTACGAatatgctactaaatgtgacgTAGAAGTTATTATGCATTTGTACGCTCATGGTGGTTCCGACAAAGTTGCTCGATCTTTGGATGGTGTATTTGCATTTTGTTTGATGGACGTTGAGAAAAGAAAGCTTTTGATAGGCCGAGATCCGTATGGCGTAAGACCCTTATTCAGATTACGTTCTGACAATGGACAACTAGCTATTTCTTCAGAGAGCAAG GGTTTAATGGAAATCTCAAAACATATTAATGGCAACCGGACACTAGAACCGTTTCCTCCAGGTCATTACGaagaatatgaaattttctACGATGGTCGAACGAAGCTTTCGAAAAGCGTCAATTATTATAAGCCCAGTGATAAACCTTCTTTCCAGGTATACGTACCTTGGGTTG CTCTAAATCCAGATGACATTTATGGCAACATACGGAAGCTACTTTTAGCAGCTGTGAAAAAACGATTAATGGCCGACAGACGAATAGGATGTCTATTATCAGGTGGATTAGATTCCAGTTTGATCGCAGCTTTGTTGGTGAAATCTGCGAAAGAATATAATTTgccatacaaaatacaaagtTTCGCGATAGGTATGGGTGATAGTCCAGATATTGTTGCCGCCAGACAG GTCGCAGAATACATCGGGACTGAGcatcatgaaattattttcacgcAACAGGATATAATTGATGTACTGGATAAGGTTATCTATTCTTTAGAGACGTACGATATTACTACCGTTCGAGCCTCGATCGG aATGTATCTTCTTTCGAGGtacataaaacaaaatacgGAAACAACTGTAATTTTTAGCGGGGAAGGTGCGGACGAATTAGCACAAGGCTATATTTACTTCAGGGATGCACCTAGTGCGATAGATGCGCACAATGAATCTCTTAGACTgttgaaagatatatatttatacgatGGTTTAAGAGCTGACAGAACAACCAGTGCTTTTAGTTTAGAACTCAGAGTTCCATTTTTAGATATTCAATTCACCAACtattatttatcgttaaacGCTAATAGCAGGCAACCTCGAG ATGGAatcgagaaatatttattgagatCTGCATTCAATGGAACTAATTTATTACCTGCCAACATACTTTGGAGGCATAAAGAAGCTTTCAGTGATGGTGTTGCTTCGATGAAGAAATCTCTCTTTCATATAATTCAAGAAATTGTTAAAGATCGAGTTCAGGATAGAGATATGGATGAAACATTCATTAAATATCCTCATTGTACACCAAAGACAAAGGAAGCGCTCTATTATAG GATGATCTTCGAGTCACATTACAACGGACAAGCGGAAAGTTTTACACCCTATTTTTGGATGCCACGTTGGGTGAAAGGCGTTACTGATCCGTCAGCACGATTTATTACGCATTATGCCGCAAATACCGAGAAAAACGTCGTCTGA
- the LOC105286352 gene encoding asparagine synthetase [glutamine-hydrolyzing] isoform X1, with the protein MCGIWALFGLDTQPLTCICENFDKISHRGPEAFKIEFDSRVKNGYLGFHRLAIVDGLYGMQPMRIHKYPHLFLLCNGELYNHKTLGKQYGYEYATKCDVEVIMHLYAHGGSDKVARSLDGVFAFCLMDVEKRKLLIGRDPYGVRPLFRLRSDNGQLAISSESKGLMEISKHINGNRTLEPFPPGHYEEYEIFYDGRTKLSKSVNYYKPSDKPSFQVYVPWVALNPDDIYGNIRKLLLAAVKKRLMADRRIGCLLSGGLDSSLIAALLVKSAKEYNLPYKIQSFAIGMGDSPDIVAARQVAEYIGTEHHEIIFTQQDIIDVLDKVIYSLETYDITTVRASIGMYLLSRYIKQNTETTVIFSGEGADELAQGYIYFRDAPSAIDAHNESLRLLKDIYLYDGLRADRTTSAFSLELRVPFLDIQFTNYYLSLNANSRQPRDGIEKYLLRSAFNGTNLLPANILWRHKEAFSDGVASMKKSLFHIIQEIVKDRVQDRDMDETFIKYPHCTPKTKEALYYRMIFESHYNGQAESFTPYFWMPRWVKGVTDPSARFITHYAANTEKNVV; encoded by the exons atgtgtgGAATTTGGGCACTCTTCGGATTGGACACGCAGCCTTTGACCTGCATTTGTGAAAATTTCGACAAGATATCGCATCGTGGTCCAGAAGcttttaaaatagaatttgaTAGCAGGGTCAAG AATGGATATTTAGGATTTCATAGATTAGCCATAGTGGATGGCTTGTACGGAATGCAACCAATGAGAATACACAAATATCCGCATCTGTTCCTCTTATGTAATGGAGAACTGTATAATCACAAAACA TTAGGAAAGCAATACGGTTACGAatatgctactaaatgtgacgTAGAAGTTATTATGCATTTGTACGCTCATGGTGGTTCCGACAAAGTTGCTCGATCTTTGGATGGTGTATTTGCATTTTGTTTGATGGACGTTGAGAAAAGAAAGCTTTTGATAGGCCGAGATCCGTATGGCGTAAGACCCTTATTCAGATTACGTTCTGACAATGGACAACTAGCTATTTCTTCAGAGAGCAAG GGTTTAATGGAAATCTCAAAACATATTAATGGCAACCGGACACTAGAACCGTTTCCTCCAGGTCATTACGaagaatatgaaattttctACGATGGTCGAACGAAGCTTTCGAAAAGCGTCAATTATTATAAGCCCAGTGATAAACCTTCTTTCCAGGTATACGTACCTTGGGTTG CTCTAAATCCAGATGACATTTATGGCAACATACGGAAGCTACTTTTAGCAGCTGTGAAAAAACGATTAATGGCCGACAGACGAATAGGATGTCTATTATCAGGTGGATTAGATTCCAGTTTGATCGCAGCTTTGTTGGTGAAATCTGCGAAAGAATATAATTTgccatacaaaatacaaagtTTCGCGATAGGTATGGGTGATAGTCCAGATATTGTTGCCGCCAGACAG GTCGCAGAATACATCGGGACTGAGcatcatgaaattattttcacgcAACAGGATATAATTGATGTACTGGATAAGGTTATCTATTCTTTAGAGACGTACGATATTACTACCGTTCGAGCCTCGATCGG aATGTATCTTCTTTCGAGGtacataaaacaaaatacgGAAACAACTGTAATTTTTAGCGGGGAAGGTGCGGACGAATTAGCACAAGGCTATATTTACTTCAGGGATGCACCTAGTGCGATAGATGCGCACAATGAATCTCTTAGACTgttgaaagatatatatttatacgatGGTTTAAGAGCTGACAGAACAACCAGTGCTTTTAGTTTAGAACTCAGAGTTCCATTTTTAGATATTCAATTCACCAACtattatttatcgttaaacGCTAATAGCAGGCAACCTCGAG ATGGAatcgagaaatatttattgagatCTGCATTCAATGGAACTAATTTATTACCTGCCAACATACTTTGGAGGCATAAAGAAGCTTTCAGTGATGGTGTTGCTTCGATGAAGAAATCTCTCTTTCATATAATTCAAGAAATTGTTAAAGATCGAGTTCAGGATAGAGATATGGATGAAACATTCATTAAATATCCTCATTGTACACCAAAGACAAAGGAAGCGCTCTATTATAG GATGATCTTCGAGTCACATTACAACGGACAAGCGGAAAGTTTTACACCCTATTTTTGGATGCCACGTTGGGTGAAAGGCGTTACTGATCCGTCAGCACGATTTATTACGCATTATGCCGCAAATACCGAGAAAAACGTCGTCTGA